Genomic window (Achromobacter sp. B7):
ATGGGCTGCAAGGCGTCCAGCAGCAAATGCTCGCCCAGCCGCAGCGCCGCCGTGGCGTCGATGCCGGTGACCAGCACGATGAATTCATCCCCGCCGATGCGAGCCGCCACGTCGTCCACCCGCAGCATGGCTCGCATGCGCCGGGCGATCGTGGTCAACACCAGGTCACCCGCCGCATGCCCGTAGGTGTCGTTGATGCGCTTGAAATCATCCATGTCCATATAGAGCAGCGCCGCGTCGCTGTCGTGCCCGCGCGCACTGGCGCAAACGCGCTCCAGGGCCACTTGCAGGCCGGTGCGGTTGGCCAGCCCGGTCAGCGCGTCTTCATTGGCGCGGCGTTCGCTGGCGCGTTCGGCCAGCATGGTGGAGACCAGGATACGGTTGAGCCGATGTGACGCGATGGTCATGCTGACCAGGTAGAACGGAATCTGGATAAAGACGATGGCCGTAACGATTTCGCCCGTAAACAAGGCGCCCAGGCACATGGGGCCCAGGCTCAGGAAGATCATGGCGGCCACCAGCCGAGGCGCGCCATAGTTGCGAAAGCAGATGCCGCCCGCCATCGCGCCGCAGGATATGCCCGCCAGCGTTGCGGCCAGCCAGTCGCCATTGATGAAGGTGATGAAGACGCCGTACCCCACGCTGAACGCCCACAGCAGCGCCAACAGAATGTAGAGGTCGGTATGGGTGTTGCCGCCCTTGGGCGCGGCGCGCAAGGCCGCGCGCAGGATCGTGACGCGCACGATGGCCAGCACCACTTCCAGCAGCAGCCAGGATATGTATAGCGGTTCGGGCCGCCGCCAGGTCACCACGCCCGAAATCATCAAGGTGTTGATGACGCCGCCGGCAAAGATGGGCAGCGTGCCGAACAGGCTGGCGATCAGCGCGGCACGGATGTCCGCGGGCGTATCCGGCCCGGAATGGGTAAGCCAGCGCGTCAGGCGCCACTTGGGCAAGCTGAACTTCAGTCCTGTTTCCACGCCGTCACGTCCACATTGCCGCCTTTGATTTCGGTAGGCTGGCTGGCGTTATAGCAGGTATTTCAGGCCTTTAATATTGTCCGCAAGGGCAATAAGGGCACGCCGGACCCTGCAATTCGCGTTGCGAAAAAGCCCGTTTCAGCGCCCCCGATGGCCGCAAACGGCGCATTCCGGGTCCCGCTGTACGTTGACGCTGCGCCATTGCATGGTGCGCACATCCAGCCAAAGCAGCCGGCCCGACAGGCTTTCGCCTACGCCGGACAGCAGCTTCAGGGCTTCGGCCGCCTGCATGCTGCCGATGATGCCCACCACCGGGGCAAACACGCCCATGGTGGCGCAGTTGGCTTCCTCGACGTCGTCGGCTTCCGGGAACAGGCAGTGGTAGCACGGCGCGTTGTCGTCGCGCAGGTCGTACACGCTGACCTGCCCGTCAAAGCGGATGGCGGCGCCCGACACCAGCGGCTTGCGATGCTGCACGCAGGCGCGGTTGATGGCGTGGCGGGTGGTGAAGTTGTCGGTGCAGTCCAGCACCAGGTCCGCCGCGGCAACGGCATCGGACAGCGCATCGCCTTGCAAGCGTTCCACGCGGGCATGGACTCGCGCCTGCGGGTTGAAGGCGGCCAGCATGTCACGCCCCGACTCGGCCTTGTGACGGCCGACGCTGGAGGTGGTGTGGAGAATCTGGCGTTGCAGATTGCTGAGCTCGACAGTGTCGTCGTCAGCAAGGGTGATGTCGCCTACACCGGCAGTTGCCAGGTAGAGCGCGGCGGGTGAACCGAGTCCACCCGCCCCTACGATGAGCACACGCGCCGCCAGCAGTTTTTCCTGCCCTTCGATACCCAGCTCGTCGAGCAGGATGTGGCGGGCGTAGCGCAGCAGTTGCTCGTCGTTCATTTGTCCTTGCTGGGCTCGACTCCGGTCGGCGTGATCTTCATGCGCGTGGGAGTGCCGCCACCGGCCTTGGCATCCGCCTTGGCCTGGGCGCGCGCCGAACCCTTCTGTACCGGCTTGCCGGCCAGCACATTCAGCGCTTGTTGCAGTTGGAAGTCGTCCTTGCCGCCAAATTCGAACACCTTGGTCGGCACGTCCACGTTGTCTTGCGCCGAGTTGGACTTCACCTCGTTGGCGGTCTCGGGGTTGGACAGGTGGCGTTGCAGGTCGGCTTCGCGCGGCAGGCGGAACAGGTCGCCGTCGGCCGTGTCGGCAACAACGAAGTCCGGTTCGATACCCGTGGCCTGGATCGAACGACCGCTGGGCGTGAAGTAGCGCGAGGTCGTCAACTTGACGGCGGTGGATTCGGACAGCGGCAGGATCACCTGCACCGAGCCCTTGCCGAACGTGCGGTTGCCCAGCACCTTGGCGCGCTTGTGATCTTGCAGCGCACCGGCCACGATTTCGGAAGCCGAAGCCGAACCGACGTTGACCAGCACCACCATCGGAACCGTCTTGGTCCAGGCCGGCAAGCCGGACAGGTAGTTGCTTTCACCACGAGCGTATTCCGACGGCGTGGCCAGATACTTGTGGCGGGCGTCAGGCGTACGGCCATCGGTGGACACCACCAGGGCATCCGGCGGCAGGAACGCGCCCGACACGCCGATAGCGCTGGTCAGCAAGCCGCCCGGATCGTTGCGCAGGTCCAGCACCAGGCCCTTGGGCGCTTCTTTCGCGCCCAGGTCCTTCAGTTGCTTGGCCAGGTCGGAGCCGGTCTTTTCCTGGAATTGGGCAACGCGGACGTAGCCGATGCCGTTATCCAGCATCTTGCTGCGCACGCTGCGAACCTTGATGACGTCGCGAACGATCTTCAGCACGATGGGCTGAGGACGGTCGGCGCGCATGATGGTCAGCGTGATGGGCGACTTGGGCGCGCCACGCATGAGCTTGACCGCATCGTTCAGGGTCATGCCCTTGGTGGGCGTGTCATCGATCTTGATGATGAGGTCACCGGCCATGACGCCGGCGCGCGCGGCGGGCGTATCTTCGATGGGCGAGATGACCTTGACGAAGCCGTCTTCCGCGCCAACTTCGATACCCAGGCCGCCGAACTCGCCTTGGGTCGCCGTCTGCATTTCACGGAACGCGTCGGCATCCAGATAGGCCGAATGCGGGTCAAGGTTCGAGACCATGCCCGAGATCGCGTTGTCGATCAGGGTCTTGTCGTCGACCGCTTCGACATAGTTGTTCTTGATGGCCGCGAAAACATTGCTCAGTTGCCTGAGCTCGTCCAAGGGCAAAGGGCTGCCGCGCTGGGCGACTGCCGTCACCCCTACGCTAAGCAATACGCCAGCCACCGCACCGATGGCAATCAGACCGAAACCGCGAAACTTGCGAGTGCCCATGCACACTTCCCGAATTTTGTTTTCGCCGATGGGGGTTTGGTAATTTACCAACGACTTGTACCTACCAACCTATTGGGCCAGCCACTGGGCCGGGTCCACAGGAGCGCCACGATGGCGAATTTCAAAGTATAGGCCGGATTCCACTTGGCCGCCGGTTGCCCCTACCGTAGCAATAGTATCGCCACCTGTCACCGAATCCCCCACCCGTTTGAGCAGACTTTGGTTGTAAGCATAGACCGTCAGGTATTGTTGCCCGTGATCCACGATGATGAGGTTGCCAAAACCACGCAGCCATTCGGCGTAGACCACCGTGCCGGGGGCCACGACTTTGACGGGCGTGCCCTCGGGCGCGCGCAGCACCACGCCGCGCCAGACGCCGCCGTCGGGGCGGTCGACCCCGAAGCGGCCCTGCACCTGGCCGCGCACCGGCATGGCCAGGCCATGCTTCAGGCCGTTGCCGCCGCCCACGGGCGGGGCAGCACGGGTCTGCTGCGCCGATGCGCTGCGGGTTGGAGTGGTCTCGGCCTCGGCGGGTTCCGCCTTTTTTGGAGGATCTTCCGATTTGGCGGGCGCCTGGGTCGGCGCTTGGGTCGGCGCCTGGGCCGGATCGGTCAGGCGCGTGTGTTTTTGTTCAGCAGGACGTAATCCGGCGGCATCCGGATCGGCGACGGCGACCGGGCCACGGCTTTGGCGCGACGCCGCTTCGACCTGCTCGCGCGCCTGGGCGGCGTCGCGGGCATCGCGGCTATCGCGATCGCGGCGGGCGGCGATTTCGGCAGCCCGCTTGCTATCGGCCTCGGCCTTCTTGCGGGCCTCGTCGGCGCGGCGCTCGGCTTCGGCGCGTTTGCGGGATTCTTCAGCGGCGCGGCGCGCCTCTTCAATGCGGCGGGCCTCTTCGGCTTTCTTGCGTGCCTCTTCGGCCTTGCGAGCTTCTTCGATCTGCTTGGCAATCGCCGCGTCCAGATCGGTGATCAGGCGCGACAGGCGCTGGTCATCACGCCCCAGCTTGTTGGCTTCGGCGCGCTGGGCGGCGATCTGCCCTTCCAGTTGCGCCAACAGCGTGGCGCGTTCTTTCTGCTGCCCGACCAATGCAGCCTTCTGCTCGGACGTTTCGGCCACGACTTTTTCAATCTCGGCACGGCGGGCGTCGGCGCGCGTTTGCAGCGCGGCCAGACGGTCGATGTCGGCCCGCAGTGCCTTGACGGCATTGGCACGTGCCTGCGACACGTAGTCCAGGTAGCCCAGATTGCGGCCCAGCACCTGGGGATCGTCGCCGGACAGCAGCGCTGTCCAGGGCGATAGCCCGCTGGTGTATTGGGTGCGAAGCTGATCGGCCAGTTCGGTACGACGCTTGGCCAGCACCGTTTCCTGCACGCCGATCTGCTTCTCGAGGCTGGTCAGGTCCGTCTGCGCCTGGCGGCCGGCATCGGCCAGTTCGCGCAGGCGCAGATTGATCTTCGAGATGGCCGATTCCGACTGCTTGAGCGCGTCGGCGGCTTCCTTGCGGGCGGCTTCGCGCCCGTCGATCTCTTTTTGCAGATTCTCGATACGGTCGCGCAGCGCCGCCTGCTGACGCTCGGCGTCAGACTGGCGGCCGGCAAGGTCGTTGGGCGCGGCACGAGCCGATAGCGCCCCACCGGTCAACATGACCGCCAACAACAACCCTGCCGTGCGACGCATAGAGATATCAGTCCTTCTTAGCCTTGCCTTGAGCGGCAACCGCAGCCATGGCCGCCTCGATCTCGGCGGCATCGCCCAGATAATAGTGGCGGATCGGGCGCAGGTCATCATCCAATTCGTAGACCAGCGGCTGGCCAGTGGGGATGTTCAGGTTGACGATGTCGTCATCGGACACGTTGTCCAGATGCTTGATCAGCGCGCGCAGGCTGTTGCCGTGGGCGGCGATCAGCACGTTGCGACCGGCGCGGATGGCCGGGGCGATGGAATCGTTCCAGAACGGCAGCACCCGGTTCACGGTGTCTTTCAGGCACTCGGTGGCGGGCAGCTGATCGGCCGGGATCTTGGCGTAGCGGCTGTCAAAACGCGGGTGGCGTTCGTCGTCCAGCGACAACGGTTCCGGGGCGATGGCGTACGCGCGGCGCCAGATCAGGACCTGTTCGTCGCCGTACTTGGCGGCGGTTTCAGCCTTGTTCAGGCCTTGCAGCGCGCCGTAGTGGCGTTCGTTCAGGCGCCAGTTCACACCCACCGGGGTGTACATCGCGTCCATGGCGTCCAGCGCGATCCACAAGGTGCGGATGGCGCGCTTGAGCACCGACGAGTACGCCAGGTCGAACGTGTAGCCTTCTTTCTTGAGCAGTTCGCCGGCTCGGCGAGCCTGTTCGCGGCCGGTTTCGGTCAGGTCGACGTCGGTCCAGCCGGTGAAGCGGTTTTCCAGATTCCACTGGCTTTCGCCGTGGCGCATCAGAACAAGTTTATGCATGGTTTGGCACGCTTTCCGCGCGGGTTAAAGTTAAAGGATGGTTAAAGAATGCGCTCATTTTATAATTGAGTGATTTTGCCCTTGATTTTGCCCCGGCGCACTCGTCCAATTCCCTGGCGCGGCGCCCGCGGGTTGGCCGAGGGTTCGCCCATATCCGGCTAGCTGCCGCACTTCAGGATGACCCGTGGATCTTTTGCAATTCTTGCTCGATAAAAACAACGTCTTCATCGTCGGCGTCGCCGTGATCTCCGGCGTGATGCTGGCGATTCCCGCCCTGCGCAAGGGCCGCAGCGGCTCGGCCGTCAGCACTGGCGAGGCCATCCAGATGGTGAACCAGCGCAACGCCGTCTGGGTGGACGTGCGTCCCGTCGAACAATTCCAGGCCGGCCACATCGCCCAGGCACGAAATGTGCCGGCAGCCGACATCGAACAGAAAGCCGCCTCGCTGCCCAAGAACAAGCCGCTGGTTGTGGTTTGTGACAATGGCCGCGATTCGGCCCGCGTGGCCGCCAAGCTGCGCGCGCAAGGCTTTGCCGACGCGGTGCCGCTCGATGGCGGCATGCGCGCCTGGTCGGCCGCCAGCCTGCCGGTCACCCAAAAGGGCTGAACCGGGGCTGTCCCATCATCAATCTTGAATCTATCGAGGAGCGCCTATGAATAAAGTCGTCATGTACAGCAAGGACTACTGTCCCTATTGCTCACGCGCGAAGGCCCTGCTCGAGCAGCGTGGCGTGACCGACCTGGAAATCATCCAGATCGACCGCGATCCGTCACAGCGCGATGTCATGATCGAACGTACCGGCCGACGCACCGTGCCGCAAATCTTCATCGGCGATACTCATGTCGGCGGTTGCGACGACCTGATGGCCCTGGACCGCTCGGGTGGCCTTGCCCCCCTGCTGAACGGCTAATCGCCTCTACTTTTGCCCCCTCCACCAACGGAATCACTCATGGCTGATCAAGACCAAAACACCCAGCAAGAAGGCGGCAACGACGCGCCCTCGTTCAACCTGCAACGCGTCTACCTGAAAGACCTTTCGCTGGAAATGCCGAACGCGCCTCACGTCTTCCTGGAGCAAGAAGCGCCCCAGGTTGAAGTCAGCATCACCGTGGGCGGCCAGCGTCTGGCCGACACCGTGTTCGAAACCACGGTCACCGTCACCGTCACCACCCGCATCAACGACAAGGTCGTGTACTTGGTCGAAGGCACGCAAGCCGGCATCTTCGAAGCGGCCAACATCCCCGAAGAACAGCTGGATCCGCTGCTGGGCATTGTTTGCCCGACGATGCTGTACCCGTACCTGCGCGCCAACATCGCCGACGCGATCACGCGCACCTCGATGCCGCCGCTGCACCTGACCGAAGTGAACTTCCAAGCGCTGTACGAACAGCGCCTGGCCGAGTTGCAACAGCAGCAGCAAGGCGCCGCCAACGGCAACGGCAATGGCAGCGATTCGGGCATCATCCTGCCCGCCAGCGCCACCCGCCAGTAAGCGCGTCCGCCCCGATGAACCATCCCGCTCTGCCGCGCTTGCGCGTTGCCGTCCTGGGTGCGGGAAGTTGGGGCACCGCGCTGGCGGCGGCCGCCAGCCGCCGCCACCCCACCGTCCTTTGGGCGCGCGACGCCGCGCAGGCCGCCGACATGGCCGCCTCGCACGAAAATGCGCGCTACCTGCCGGGCATCACCCTGCCCCCATCCCTGAATTTTTCGTCCGATCTTGACGCCACGCTGCGCAGCCTGCAAGCGGACGACGCGCGTGCGCTGATCGTGCTGGGCGTGCCCGTGGCCGGCCTGGCCGCGACCTGTCGTGAACTGGCCCGCCGCCTGCCGGTGCTGGGCCTGCAAGACACCCCTGTCGTCTGGACGTGCAAGGGCTTTGAAGCCGACACGGCCAGGCTGCCCCACGAGATCGTGCGCGAGGCCCTGCCCGGCGCAATCGGCGGCGCCTTGTCCGGCCCCTCGTTTGCGCGCGAAGTGGCCCAGGGCCTGCCCGTGGCGCTGACCGTGGCCAGCACCCATACCGCCTTGCGCGATGCCACCACCGCCGCCTTGCACGGCGCGGCGCTGCGCGTCTACGCCAGCTCGGACCTGGTCGGCGTGGAAGTCGGCGGCGCCCTGAAGAACGTGATCGCGGTGGCCTGCGGCATCGGCGACGGCCTGGCGCTGGGCACCAACGCACGCGCCGCGCTGATCACGCGCGGCCTGGCGGAAATGACGCGCTTTGGCGTCGCGCTGGGTGCGCGTGGCGAAACGTTTGCCGGGCTGACCGGCCTGGGCGACCTGGTCCTGACTGCCACCGGCGAACTATCCCGCAACCGCCGCGTGGGCCTGGAAATCGGCGCCGGACGCAAGCTGGCCGACATCCTGGCCAGCGGCATCACGGCAGAAGGCGTGCGTTGCGCCCGCGCCGCGCGTGACCGCGCCCGCGCCATCAATGTCGAACTGCCCATCACCGAAGCCGTCTGCGCCGTGTTGTTTGACGGCGTCGCCCCCATGACCGCCGTGTCGGCCTTGCTGGCGCGCGACCCGCGCGATGAAAGCGCCGACGAAATTGCGAACGTCAGCGCGCACGCCAGCGGCCCGCTGGACGAATCCCTGGGCGGCCATCTTTGATTTCTTCCTGACAACAAAAAACCTGCCCATCCCGAGGAGACATCCTTCATGACGCAAACCCGACAATTCCGGGTCGGCCCGCTTCTGCGCGGCCTGTGCCTCAGCCTGGCCGCCGTGTTGCCGGCCGCCGCCCACGCCGACTGGCCGGATCACCCCATCCACATGGTGGTGCCGTTTCCGCCGGGCTCGTCCCCGGACATCCTGGCGCGGACGATTTCCGAGCCGCTGTCGCAGGCGCTGGGCCAGCCCATCGTGATCGACAACAAGCCGGGCGCCGGCGGCAACATTGGCACGCGCGTGGTTTCGCAGGCCAAGCCTGACGGCTACACGCTGCTCTACACGATCAACGGCCCGCTGGTCACCGCTCCTACGCTGTACAAGAAAACGCTGGGCTACGACCCGGTCAAGGACCTGGCGCCAGTCAGCCTGGTGGGCACCAGCCCCAACGTGCTGGTCGTGCCGGGCAGCCTGAAGGTCGATAACGTCCAGGACTTCGTCAAGCTGGTCAAGGGACGCGGCAATTCGCTGAACTACGGGTCGGTGGGGCCGGGAAGTTCGGCGCATCTGGCCATGGAGATGTTCAAGGAAAGCGCGGGCGTGGACCTGGCGCACATCCCCTATTCCGGGTTCCCGCAGGTCATTACCGCCATCATCGGCGGCGACGTGCAGGCCGGCTTCATGGTGCCCGCCATCGCGGTGCCGCAGGCGCGCGACGGCAAGGCCAAGCTGTTGGCGGTGACCAGCCTGCAACCCAGCGAAGCGCTGCCGGGCGTGCCGACGATGGCCTCGCAAGGCTATCCCGACTTCGAAGCCATTTCGTGGAACGCGGTGCTGGTTCCGGCGGGCACGCCCACGCCCATCATCGAACGGCTGAACAGCGAACTGGCGCGCGTCATCAACAGCGACGCCGTGCGCAAACAGTTGGCGCTGCAGTACTTCACCCCGGCCCCGTCCACGCCCGAGGCGCTGACCCTGCGCATCAAGAACGAAAAAGCGCGTTGGGACCAGGTGATTGAAAAGCTGAAGCTGTCGCTGGATTGAAGCCTGGACCGGCAGGCCCGGCCCCGACCTTACGGGGCCTGCCGCCGCCGGCTTATGAACCGCCTTCGAAGCCCTGCTGACGCCAGGCTTCGAACACCGTCACCGCGACGGCGTTGGACAGATTCAAGCTGCGCTGGCCGGCACGCATGGGCAGCCGCAGGCGCTGCTGCGGCGGGAACATCGCCTGATGTTCGTCCGACAGCCCGGCCGTCTCGCGGCCGAAGACAAACACATCGCCCGGCTTGAACGCCACGTCGGCCACGCTGCGCTGGGCGTGCGTGGTCAGCGCGTAGATGCCAGACGTGTCCGCGCCGGTGTCATCCAGCGCATCCTGCAATGTGTCGTGCACCCGCACGGGCTGCCACTCGTGATAGTCCAGCCCGGCGCGCCGCATGCGGGCGTCATCCAGTTCGAATCCCAGCGGGCGCACCAGGTGCAATTGGGCGCCCGTATTGGCGCACAGCCGGATGGCGTTGCCGGTGTTGGGGGGAATCTCGGGGCAGACGAGGATGACGTGGAACATGGCGATAGGAAGCTGAGGCTAAGACGGCTGGCGGCGCCAGAGTGGCCGCGTGGCGGAATTGTCGCCGATTTGGGCGGGGCAAGCTGCCGTCGGTGATCAGGGCGTGCGGGCGGCCACCAGCACCGTCACACCGGCCGCGCCCGCCGCGATCAAGGCGGTGGCGGCGGCTTGCACGGTGCTGCCTGTGGTCATCACGTCATCCACCAACGCCACATGGCGGCCGCGCACCACCGGGGTAGCGCCGAACAGGCCTGCCACCACGCGACGCCTGGCGCGGCGCCCCAAGCCCGTCTGCCGGGGTGTCTCGCGCAGCCGCCGTAGCGCCTGGCGCGCCAGCGGCACATCCAGCTGCGTGGCCAGGCTGCGCGCAATCTCGGCTGCGGGATTCATGCCGCGGATGCGTAACGATGCGCGGCTGGCCGGCACCGGCGCCAGCAACACGCCTTGCGGCAAACCGCCGTCGCGCCGGATGGCGTCGGCCAGCAAGCACGCAAGCACCGGCGCCATGCTCAGCCGCAGCTGGGTCTTCAGCATGCGGATCAGCGCATCGGCGGGCGGCGTGTAGTCAAAGGCCGCGATGGTCCGCCCGTAGGCGCGCGGCGCGCCCAGGCAAGCGGGACATGCCGACGCCGCAACAGGCAGCCGCAATGCACAGCGCGGACAACGCGGCCGGGCGCCCGGCGGCGGGGCGGTGATATCGGCCGCACAGCCGCTGCACAGGCGCGCGCCCGCCACACGGGTGCCGCACAGCGGGCAGTCGCAGCCCACGCGGGACCAGAGACGCCGCCCCAAGGCCAGTAGGGGCAATCGAAGGCAGCGGCCGGGATGCGCAATAATGGATGCCATCCCTTATGTAATCATGTTCCGCCCCGTGGCCAAGACGCGGGCGCGACCGAAATGTCCCTTCCAGAATCCGCACCGCTACCCTCTCTTCCTATCGTCAGCACCGACGTGCCCAAGCAATTCGCCCGTCGTGGCGACTTGTCCGACGCGCAATTTCTTTACGGTGAAGTGGCGCGCCGCATGTTGGGGCGCTTGCAGTACATCCGGGTACAGCCTCAGGCGATGCTGGATGCAGGCTGCGGCGCGGGCGACAACCTGCCGCTGCTGCGCGAACGCTACCCCGACACGGCTTATACCGGCCTGGACAACTGCGCACCGCTGCTGGAATTGGCCAGAAAGCGCCATGCACCGGCCGGCCTGGGCGCCTGGATCGGCAAGCTGGCGCGGCGCGGGCCGGCCGCCCCCGCGTTCGTCAACGCCGATCTTGCCGAAACGGGCTTGCCTCCGGAATCGCTGGAGCTGGTGTGGTCGAACCTGGCCATGCACTGGCACCGCGCGCCACACGCCGTCCTGGCCGAGTGGCGCCGCATCTTGAAGGTGGGCGGGCTGGCGATGTTTTCCTGCCTGGGGCCGGCCACCTTGCGCGAGTTGCGGCAAGCACTGACCGACGCGGGCTTATCCACCGCCACGCCTTCCTTTGTGGACATGCATGACTTTGGCGACCTGCTGGTGGAAAACGGCTTTGCCGACCCGGTCATGGACCAGGAAATCCTGACGCTGACCTACCGCAGCTCCGAAAAACTCCTGGCCGATGTGCGCGCGCTGGGCGGCAACCCGGCAGAGGGACGTCGCGGCGGACTAGTCGGCCGCGACTGGCGCGACCGCCTGTGCGCCGCGCTGGAACGGCAGCGCAACGCGGACGGCTTGATCACGCTGAGTATCGAAGTGGCCTACGGCCACGCCTGGCGCGCCGCCGCGCACCGCACGGTAGCCGGAGAAACCCGGCTCTCGGTCAGCGCCATTGGCGGCCGGCAACGCGGCAACTCCTGAAGCGACGGGGCCGGCAGGGGCGGCACGCACCCGCGCGCGTCGCCCTCCTGCCATTGCGCTATCAGTGCAAGCGTTCCGGCAACGGCACGCTGACGCCCGGTTCCGATGCGGACAAGGGCTGCATCGGCTCGGAATTTGCCCGGATGCGACGGCGCAGCACCGCCGTGGGTTCAGCCGGCGCCGCAGCGGGCGCATCACCGCGCCAGGCGTGCGTCATGGCGTCCACCATCAGAGGCAGGTCGCGCAGGCGATGGAACTGGCTACGCAGCCAGCGCGCATCGTTGCCGCTGCGCATGGCATCGTCGCGCAGCGCGGCGATCATGTCGCCCGTGCCCAGCTCTTCCGCCACCGGCATCAGGCGTTGGAACAGCGCACGCAGGTGATCCATCAGGCGCAGACGCTGGCCGTCCGGCGTCACGTAGCTACCTTGCAGGCCAAAGCGGCAAGCCTGGAAATGGTTGCTGCGGTAGGACAGCCAGGCGTTGTCGCTAGGGTCGTCCTCGCGCATCAGCAGCACGGCCAGGGCCTGCGCGAACGCGGCGATCTGGCAAGCGCGCTCAACGGTCAACGGCGTATCGCAGACGCGGATTTCAACCGTGCCGAATTCCGGCTTGGGGCGGATGTCCCAATACAGGTCCTTGATGCTCTCGGCCAAGCCATAGGCGCGCAACTGCGCCAGATGGGCCTCGAACTGATACCAGTCCTTGACCTCGGGCGGCATGTGGCCGGCAAGCGGAAAGCTGTTGACGGCGTTCAAGCGCGAGCAGGAGAACAGCGTGTCCACCCCCTCGCAGTAAGGCGATGAGGCCGACAATGCGATGAAGTGCGGCACGTAGGGCGACAGGCGACGCAGCAACTTGATGGAGTCGTCGCCGCTTTGAACGCCCAGGTGGATGTGCTGGCCGAACACCGTAAATTGACGCGCCAGGTAACCGTACATTTCGGCCAAATACTGGAAACGCGGGGTGTCGGAAATGGAACGCTCTTGCCAGCGCATGAAGGGGTGGGCGCCGCCGCCGGCGACGGACACACCGACCGCATCGGCCGCCTCGACCAGCGCATCGCGCATTTCGCGCATTTCGGCCAACAGGCCCATGGGGTGCTCGTGCACCGAAGAATTCAGTTCGATCATGGACCGCGTGATCTCGGGTTTGACGCGGTCGGCAATGGGGTGATTGGCCATTTGGGCCAGCAGCTCATCAGAGGCTGCGGTCAGGTCAAAACTGCGGGGGTCGATCAGTTGCAACTCTAGTTCGATGCCCAGGGTGTTGGGGGCCGACGAAATGAACGGGATCGGTTCCATTCCGGACTCCTTTGAATGTTTGTATGAGGGGGTGCGCCGTTCGACCTTGAAGCCCGGAGACGTCCCGGGGGGCACTAGACGGCAGCTTGTGAAATGGATGATAGCCGCAGGTTTGTGGCAAAACGATTGAAAATCGTGACATTTGTGTGCAACATCGCGACGCACCTCGTTTTTCCCTCTGAAGATAAGTGAGCAAGCGCTTACAACTCAGGAACGGCGCGGGTCCCCGGCCGATCGGGCGCGCATCGGCAGGAAATATGCGGTTTTCCAGATGGGGTGGGATAACCCTGAAGCGGGTTATCCCTGATCAAAAACGGGGTCCGGCGACCCTTATTTGCGCCAGAAGATGGGCGTGAACAGCACCAGCACCGTCAGCAATTCCAGGCGCCCGATCAGCATGGCGAAGGTGCATACCCAGATCTGGAAATCAGACAGCACCGCAAAACTGCCCATGGGGCCAACCGGGCCCAGGCCGGGCCCCGTATTGTTGATGCTGGCAAAAATGGCCGAGAACGCGGTGATGGGGTCCAGCCCCGACAGCAACAGCAGGCTGGTGAACACGGCGATGGACAGCCCGTAAAACAGCATGAAAGCCAGCACGGACGACATAGTGCGGGTTTCGACGGCCCGGTCGTTGATGCGCACCGGGCTGACGGCATGCGGGTGCAGCATCGTCACCAGCTCGTTGCG
Coding sequences:
- a CDS encoding diguanylate cyclase translates to METGLKFSLPKWRLTRWLTHSGPDTPADIRAALIASLFGTLPIFAGGVINTLMISGVVTWRRPEPLYISWLLLEVVLAIVRVTILRAALRAAPKGGNTHTDLYILLALLWAFSVGYGVFITFINGDWLAATLAGISCGAMAGGICFRNYGAPRLVAAMIFLSLGPMCLGALFTGEIVTAIVFIQIPFYLVSMTIASHRLNRILVSTMLAERASERRANEDALTGLANRTGLQVALERVCASARGHDSDAALLYMDMDDFKRINDTYGHAAGDLVLTTIARRMRAMLRVDDVAARIGGDEFIVLVTGIDATAALRLGEHLLLDALQPIALADGTRVIVGMSIGISIISAGNRNPQAALDSADAALYRAKARGGRCCEVDGGAARVDEATVAGGDSATAAA
- a CDS encoding molybdopterin-synthase adenylyltransferase MoeB, whose amino-acid sequence is MNDEQLLRYARHILLDELGIEGQEKLLAARVLIVGAGGLGSPAALYLATAGVGDITLADDDTVELSNLQRQILHTTSSVGRHKAESGRDMLAAFNPQARVHARVERLQGDALSDAVAAADLVLDCTDNFTTRHAINRACVQHRKPLVSGAAIRFDGQVSVYDLRDDNAPCYHCLFPEADDVEEANCATMGVFAPVVGIIGSMQAAEALKLLSGVGESLSGRLLWLDVRTMQWRSVNVQRDPECAVCGHRGR
- a CDS encoding S41 family peptidase; its protein translation is MGTRKFRGFGLIAIGAVAGVLLSVGVTAVAQRGSPLPLDELRQLSNVFAAIKNNYVEAVDDKTLIDNAISGMVSNLDPHSAYLDADAFREMQTATQGEFGGLGIEVGAEDGFVKVISPIEDTPAARAGVMAGDLIIKIDDTPTKGMTLNDAVKLMRGAPKSPITLTIMRADRPQPIVLKIVRDVIKVRSVRSKMLDNGIGYVRVAQFQEKTGSDLAKQLKDLGAKEAPKGLVLDLRNDPGGLLTSAIGVSGAFLPPDALVVSTDGRTPDARHKYLATPSEYARGESNYLSGLPAWTKTVPMVVLVNVGSASASEIVAGALQDHKRAKVLGNRTFGKGSVQVILPLSESTAVKLTTSRYFTPSGRSIQATGIEPDFVVADTADGDLFRLPREADLQRHLSNPETANEVKSNSAQDNVDVPTKVFEFGGKDDFQLQQALNVLAGKPVQKGSARAQAKADAKAGGGTPTRMKITPTGVEPSKDK
- a CDS encoding murein hydrolase activator EnvC, with translation MRRTAGLLLAVMLTGGALSARAAPNDLAGRQSDAERQQAALRDRIENLQKEIDGREAARKEAADALKQSESAISKINLRLRELADAGRQAQTDLTSLEKQIGVQETVLAKRRTELADQLRTQYTSGLSPWTALLSGDDPQVLGRNLGYLDYVSQARANAVKALRADIDRLAALQTRADARRAEIEKVVAETSEQKAALVGQQKERATLLAQLEGQIAAQRAEANKLGRDDQRLSRLITDLDAAIAKQIEEARKAEEARKKAEEARRIEEARRAAEESRKRAEAERRADEARKKAEADSKRAAEIAARRDRDSRDARDAAQAREQVEAASRQSRGPVAVADPDAAGLRPAEQKHTRLTDPAQAPTQAPTQAPAKSEDPPKKAEPAEAETTPTRSASAQQTRAAPPVGGGNGLKHGLAMPVRGQVQGRFGVDRPDGGVWRGVVLRAPEGTPVKVVAPGTVVYAEWLRGFGNLIIVDHGQQYLTVYAYNQSLLKRVGDSVTGGDTIATVGATGGQVESGLYFEIRHRGAPVDPAQWLAQ
- the gpmA gene encoding 2,3-diphosphoglycerate-dependent phosphoglycerate mutase — encoded protein: MHKLVLMRHGESQWNLENRFTGWTDVDLTETGREQARRAGELLKKEGYTFDLAYSSVLKRAIRTLWIALDAMDAMYTPVGVNWRLNERHYGALQGLNKAETAAKYGDEQVLIWRRAYAIAPEPLSLDDERHPRFDSRYAKIPADQLPATECLKDTVNRVLPFWNDSIAPAIRAGRNVLIAAHGNSLRALIKHLDNVSDDDIVNLNIPTGQPLVYELDDDLRPIRHYYLGDAAEIEAAMAAVAAQGKAKKD